The region CTTTGCCGTAGAAAAGTGTTTCTCCCACAAAGTCTCCCTCTACAAAGCAGGCGTTGAACACACCGTTAACGCTTGCGAGTATGTGGTTTTCGGGAATCATTGTAGGATGAACCCTTACCTCTATCTCTCCGTTTACAAGCTTTGTGATTGCCAAAAGCTTCACCCCGTATCCGAACTCCTCCCTTGCTATCTCTATATCGAGGGGGGTGATTTCCCTGATTCCCCTTACGAATACCTGTTCGGTTTTTACAAATCTGCAGTAGGCAAGGGTTGCGAGAATTGCTATTTTATGGGCGGCGTCGTAGCCGTCTACGTCGAGGGTTGGGTCTGCCTCTGCGTACCCCAGCTCTTGGGCTTCCTTAAGGGCCTCTTCGAAGCTGATGCCCCTTTGGCTCATCTGGGTTAGTATGAAGTTTGCCGTTCCGTTTATGATTCCGTAAATGGCCTCTATTCTGTTTCCGGCAAGTCCCTCCCGGAGCGCCTTTATAACCGGGATTCCTCCGCCTACGCTGGCCTCAAACTTCAGAGATACCCCGTTCTCTTTCGCCAGCCTGAATAGCTCCTCGCCGTAGTCAGCAAGGAGGGCTTTGTTCGCAGTTACCACGTGACGCCCCTTTTTAAGGGCCTCTTCTACAACTCTCTTTGCTATGCCCGTTCCGCCTATGAGCTCAACAACCGCGTCGCAGTCTGCTTTTAGGGCTTCAATTCCGTCTGGGAACACTTTCTCCTTCGGGACTCCAAGGGCCAGAGCCCTCTCTCTCTGAGGGTCTGCAACGAAGGCTATCTCTACGGGGCGGCCTATTCGCTCTCTGATGAGCTCTCCGTTCTCGAGGAGGAGCTTCACAACTCCTCCCCCTACGGTTCCGCACCCCACAATTCCCACTTTAAAGCTGTCCAACCGTTCCTCCGGTCAAACCTTGATGTTTCTCAGGCCGTACTTCTCAAAGGCCCGCTTTATACCTCTAACGGCCTGTTTTATACGGAGCTCATTCTCCACCAGGGCGAACCTTACGTACTTATCTCCGTACTCTCCGAACCCTATTCCGGGAGACACCGCAACTTTTCCGTCCAGCAGCAGCATCTTCGCAAACTCCAGTGAGCCCATAGACTGGAACTTCTCGGGAATTTTAGCCCAAACGAACATAGTAGCCTTGGGCTTTTCAACGTGCCACCCTATTCTGTTTAACCCCTCAACCAGCGTGTTGCGCCTACTTTCGTAAATTTTCCTGTACTCTTCAACGCACGACTGATCCCCTTTCAGGGCGATTATTGCCGCTATCTGAATGGGCTGAAACATTCCGTAGTCCAGGTAGCTCTTCATCCTGTAAAGGGCGTGAATAATCTCCTTGTTGCCGGCCGCAAAGCCGACCCTCCAGCCGGCCATGGAGTAGGTTTTTGAGAGGGAGTAGAACTCTACGGCTACGTCCTTTGCGCCTTTAACCTGCAGGATGCTGGGGGGAACGTATCCGTCGAATGCGATTTCTGCGTAGGCTATATCCTGAATCACTATCAGGTTGTTCTCCCTTGCAAAGTCTACAACCTTCTCGAAGAAGGAGAGGCTCACTGTTGCCGTTGTGGGGTTGTGGGGAAAGTTGAGAATTAGAACTTTCGGCCTGGGCCAGCTCTCCTTGTAAGCCTTTATTATTCTTTCTAAGAAGAGCTCTTCGTTGAAGTGGTCTTCCTCGTCGAGGAGCGGAACGCTCCTGACGTCTCCGCCGGCTATGATAATTGAGTAGGGGTGTATTGGGTAGGCCGGTGTGGGAACGATTGCAACGTCGCCCGGGTTTATGAGCGTCAGCGCCAGGTGGGCAAGCCCCTCTTTGGAGCCTATTGTTGTTATCACCTCCGTTTCCGGGTCCAGTTCAACGCTGTATTTCCTGTTGTACCACAGGGCAAGGGCTTCCCTTAGTTTGTAGAGTCCTTTCGTTTGGGAGTATCTGTGGTTCTTCGGGTTCTGTGCCGCCTCGCACAGTTTGTCTACTATGTGTTTGGGAGTGGGTAGGTCGGGATTTCCCATTCCAAGGTCTACGATATCCTCCCCAGCCCGCCTCAGCTTCATCTTAAGGTCGTTGACAACGGCGAAAACGTAAGGGGGGAGCCTGTCTATGCGGGCGAACTGAAACCTGGACATTTTCTGCTCCAAACCGTTAAGTAGGGTTTTTGGTGAATTCTTATTATAGGCCCTAAACCGTATAATTTGCCAGCACGGGTGAACGGGAAGTCCGGTGAGAGTCCGGCGCTGTCCCCGCAACCGTGAGCAGGTATAAAACGGGGTTTAACCACTGGGAAGGGTAGGTGATAAGCCGCCTTCCCGGGAAGGTTAAGCCCTTTAAAGGCCTGCGAGCCGGGAGACCGGCCCGTGCAATCTGCCTACTGCCCCGCGGGGGTTCGGGGCGGGGAGGAGAGGTGATTCGGCTTTTACTCTTTGTTTTTCTGTTGGTTTCGGTTGCTGCGTCGGCCGCCGAGAGGGTCGTTTCCCTTTCTCCTGCCCTTACCGAAACCCTCTTCTTTGTAGGTGCGGGGAAGGAGCTTGTTGGTGTTACCCGCTACTGTACTGTGCCCCAGTGCAAGGGGCTGAAACGGGTAGGGGGAATTGTGGACCCGAACGTTGAGGTCATACTCTCCCTTAAGCCCACCCTTGTTGTTGCCACCACCCTTACCCCCGAGCGCTACCTGGACTTTTTAAAGAGCAGGGGCGTGAAGGTAGAGCGTTTCAGGCTTGTTACCCTTAAAGACGTTGAGTTTGCCGTTGAGAGGCTCGGCAATCTTTTAGGGGGAAACGGTTCTCAAAAGAGGGCGGAGTTTGAGGCCGAGCTGAGGGCGGCGGTTCTGAAGCTCGGGTGCCTTTCCGGGAAGCGGGTGGTTCTGCTTTTGGGAAAAAGGGTGGCTTACGTTGCAGGGAGCAGAAGTTACTTAGGGGAGGCCTTAGAGCTTGCCGGAGCTAAGGTTTACCCCGATGCTGCCTTTGAGGCCGTTTCTTGGGACTACCTGTGCAGCCTCTCTCCCGACGTTGTTGTCCTCCTTTCCGAGGTTTCGCTTCCGGCCTGTTTGAAAAAGGTTAGAACGGTTAACGCTCTTCCCCTGAAAGACCTGCTCCTTCACCCCAGCCCCGTTTTCATCAGGGGCCTTGAGACCCTGGGGAGGGAAGTTTGCAGGTAGTCTTTCTTGTTTTGGTTAACTTTGCTCTTGCCGGCCTGTTCCTCTTTTACCGCCTTCCCTCCGAGGCGGTTCTGGTGTCCCTTAGGCTGCCTCAGCTGTTTGTTGCTTTCTCCTACGGGGGAGTGCTGGCCGTTTCCGGAGCGGTTTTCCAAGGGGCCCTGAGGAACCCCCTTGCAGACGGCTACACCCTCGGAGTGGCCTCCGGTGCCGCTCTCGGTGCTTCTCTTTCTCTTCTGTTTCACCTCCCGGTAGAGCTTGGAGCTCTGGTAGGCGGCCTCTTTTCGGTTTTTCTGTTGGTGCTCGGCTACTCACTGTTTAAAGACGCCCTTGCCCTTTTACTTTTCGGGGTGGGGTTGAGCGCCATGTTGTCGGCGTTCCTCCTTATTGTTTACGCCCTTATGCCGGCCTACACTCTGCAGGACGCCGTTCTCTTTATGCTGGGATACATGCCCCCCTTCTCTTTGAAGGAGGCGCTGCTGCTTTTAGGGGCGGCGGTTGCTGCTACTCTTTTTACCTTTACGAGGTGGCGGAGCGTAGACCTTCTGAGCTTAGGAGATGAGCTGGCCTACTTTAGCGGCGTAAACCCGCGGAGTGAGCGGATTTTGCTGGTGACCGCTTCCTCGGCGGCGCTTGCCCTCTTTGTTGCCAAGTGCGGGGTGGTGGGGTTCTTGGGGCTTATAGTTCCCCACCTTCTGCGTTTTCTGGGGTTTAGGGTTTCTAAGGAGTTGATTCCCCTCTCTTTCCTTGCAGGGGGAGGTCTGTTTGTTACGTCTGCCTTTGGAGCCAGGGAGCTCCTCTACCCGACGTTGCTGCCTGTGGGGGTTCTCACTACTCTTTTCGGGGTTCCCGTTTTCCTGTTTATTCTCTGGAGGTTTAAGGGTGCTGGAGGTTAGGGGACTCGGCTGGAGAGGCGTTTTGGAAGGTGTCTCTTTTAGGGTGCCTGCCGGAAGTTCTGTTGGCGTTGTGGGGAAGAACGGCTCGGGGAAGACCACCCTTTTGAGGTGTATCG is a window of Thermovibrio ammonificans HB-1 DNA encoding:
- a CDS encoding FecCD family ABC transporter permease; amino-acid sequence: MQVVFLVLVNFALAGLFLFYRLPSEAVLVSLRLPQLFVAFSYGGVLAVSGAVFQGALRNPLADGYTLGVASGAALGASLSLLFHLPVELGALVGGLFSVFLLVLGYSLFKDALALLLFGVGLSAMLSAFLLIVYALMPAYTLQDAVLFMLGYMPPFSLKEALLLLGAAVAATLFTFTRWRSVDLLSLGDELAYFSGVNPRSERILLVTASSAALALFVAKCGVVGFLGLIVPHLLRFLGFRVSKELIPLSFLAGGGLFVTSAFGARELLYPTLLPVGVLTTLFGVPVFLFILWRFKGAGG
- a CDS encoding homoserine dehydrogenase; protein product: MDSFKVGIVGCGTVGGGVVKLLLENGELIRERIGRPVEIAFVADPQRERALALGVPKEKVFPDGIEALKADCDAVVELIGGTGIAKRVVEEALKKGRHVVTANKALLADYGEELFRLAKENGVSLKFEASVGGGIPVIKALREGLAGNRIEAIYGIINGTANFILTQMSQRGISFEEALKEAQELGYAEADPTLDVDGYDAAHKIAILATLAYCRFVKTEQVFVRGIREITPLDIEIAREEFGYGVKLLAITKLVNGEIEVRVHPTMIPENHILASVNGVFNACFVEGDFVGETLFYGKGAGREPTASAVVSDIVDLALGNTYAVPECLFKGENLRVREPEEFTSSFYLRFTALDRPGVLAKIASILGKHNISIKMALQKSIEFDGGVPVVMTTHPAPKKAISLAIKEIDALDVIVKPTFVCMIEELEERA
- a CDS encoding helical backbone metal receptor, producing the protein MIRLLLFVFLLVSVAASAAERVVSLSPALTETLFFVGAGKELVGVTRYCTVPQCKGLKRVGGIVDPNVEVILSLKPTLVVATTLTPERYLDFLKSRGVKVERFRLVTLKDVEFAVERLGNLLGGNGSQKRAEFEAELRAAVLKLGCLSGKRVVLLLGKRVAYVAGSRSYLGEALELAGAKVYPDAAFEAVSWDYLCSLSPDVVVLLSEVSLPACLKKVRTVNALPLKDLLLHPSPVFIRGLETLGREVCR
- a CDS encoding aminotransferase class I/II-fold pyridoxal phosphate-dependent enzyme, whose product is MSRFQFARIDRLPPYVFAVVNDLKMKLRRAGEDIVDLGMGNPDLPTPKHIVDKLCEAAQNPKNHRYSQTKGLYKLREALALWYNRKYSVELDPETEVITTIGSKEGLAHLALTLINPGDVAIVPTPAYPIHPYSIIIAGGDVRSVPLLDEEDHFNEELFLERIIKAYKESWPRPKVLILNFPHNPTTATVSLSFFEKVVDFARENNLIVIQDIAYAEIAFDGYVPPSILQVKGAKDVAVEFYSLSKTYSMAGWRVGFAAGNKEIIHALYRMKSYLDYGMFQPIQIAAIIALKGDQSCVEEYRKIYESRRNTLVEGLNRIGWHVEKPKATMFVWAKIPEKFQSMGSLEFAKMLLLDGKVAVSPGIGFGEYGDKYVRFALVENELRIKQAVRGIKRAFEKYGLRNIKV